In a genomic window of Amphiprion ocellaris isolate individual 3 ecotype Okinawa chromosome 13, ASM2253959v1, whole genome shotgun sequence:
- the b4galt7 gene encoding beta-1,4-galactosyltransferase 7 isoform X1 has protein sequence MMYSSRRKPVLYFKEERRSDTAKVLHQEETFLSGKCTVYKLFGLCMVLVLVSLLWLQLSCSGDMSTMTPEDPRVHQQQPPPPCPADGQASAAEDLSWGPHKLALVVPFRERFEELLVFVPFMHTFLNKKKIRHKILIINQVDHYRFNRASLINVGYLESGNDTDYLAMHDVDLLPLNEALDYGFPEDGPFHVASPELHPLYHYKTYVGGILLLTKKHYHMCNGMSNRFWGWGREDDEFYRRLRKAELQLFRPHGIDTGYKTFLHIHDPAWRKRDQKRVAAQKQEQFKVDPEGGLTNLRYRVDSRQELSISGAPCTIINTKLECDQSLTPWCLLG, from the exons ATGATGTATTCATCGAGGAGGAAGCCTGTTCTCTACTtcaaggaggagaggag AAGTGACACAGCTAAAGTTCTCCACCAGGAAGAGAC GTTCCTGTCTGGTAAATGTACCGTCTACAAGCTTTTCGGCCTCTgcatggttctggttctggtctctCTGCTCTGGCTGCAGCTCAGCTGTTCGGGTGACATGTCCACCATGACACCTGAAGACCCCCGtgtccaccagcagcagccgccACCGCCCTGCCCGGCTGACGGTCAGGCATCTGCGGCGGAAGACCTGTCCTGGGGTCCTCATAAACTGGCCCTGGTGGTTCCGTTCAGAGAGCGCTTCGAGGAGCTGCTGGTGTTCGTGCCCTtcatgcacacatttctcaataAGAAAAAGATCCGCCACAAGATCCTCATCATCAACCAGGTGGATCACTACAG ATTCAACCGAGCATCCTTGATCAACGTAGGCTACCTTGAGAGCGGCAACGACACCGACTACCTGGCGATGCACGACGTGGACCTGCTGCCGCTGAACGAGGCTCTGGACTATGGCTTCCCCGAGGACGGCCCGTTCCATGTGGCGTCGCCAGAGCTCCACCCACTGTACCACTACAAGACGTACGTGGGAGGAATCCTGCTGCTCACGAAGAAGCACTACCACATG tgtaatggGATGTCAAACCGGTTCTGGGGTTGGGGAAGAGAAGATGACGAGTTCTACCGACGGCTGAGAAAAGCAGAGTTACAG ctgTTCAGACCTCATGGCATCGACACCGGATATAAAACCTTCCTGCACATCCACGACCCGGCCTGGAGGAAACGGGACCAGAAGAGGGTCGCCGCTCAGAAGCAG GAGCAGTTTAAGGTGGACCCGGAGGGAGGCCTGACCAACCTGCGGTACCGGGTGGATTCCCGGCAGGAGCTGAGCATCAGCGGAGCTCCCTGCACCATCATCAACACCAAGCTGGAGTGTGACCAGAGCCTGACTCCCTGGTGTCTGCTTGGATGA
- the b4galt7 gene encoding beta-1,4-galactosyltransferase 7 isoform X2 — protein MMYSSRRKPVLYFKEERRFLSGKCTVYKLFGLCMVLVLVSLLWLQLSCSGDMSTMTPEDPRVHQQQPPPPCPADGQASAAEDLSWGPHKLALVVPFRERFEELLVFVPFMHTFLNKKKIRHKILIINQVDHYRFNRASLINVGYLESGNDTDYLAMHDVDLLPLNEALDYGFPEDGPFHVASPELHPLYHYKTYVGGILLLTKKHYHMCNGMSNRFWGWGREDDEFYRRLRKAELQLFRPHGIDTGYKTFLHIHDPAWRKRDQKRVAAQKQEQFKVDPEGGLTNLRYRVDSRQELSISGAPCTIINTKLECDQSLTPWCLLG, from the exons ATGATGTATTCATCGAGGAGGAAGCCTGTTCTCTACTtcaaggaggagaggag GTTCCTGTCTGGTAAATGTACCGTCTACAAGCTTTTCGGCCTCTgcatggttctggttctggtctctCTGCTCTGGCTGCAGCTCAGCTGTTCGGGTGACATGTCCACCATGACACCTGAAGACCCCCGtgtccaccagcagcagccgccACCGCCCTGCCCGGCTGACGGTCAGGCATCTGCGGCGGAAGACCTGTCCTGGGGTCCTCATAAACTGGCCCTGGTGGTTCCGTTCAGAGAGCGCTTCGAGGAGCTGCTGGTGTTCGTGCCCTtcatgcacacatttctcaataAGAAAAAGATCCGCCACAAGATCCTCATCATCAACCAGGTGGATCACTACAG ATTCAACCGAGCATCCTTGATCAACGTAGGCTACCTTGAGAGCGGCAACGACACCGACTACCTGGCGATGCACGACGTGGACCTGCTGCCGCTGAACGAGGCTCTGGACTATGGCTTCCCCGAGGACGGCCCGTTCCATGTGGCGTCGCCAGAGCTCCACCCACTGTACCACTACAAGACGTACGTGGGAGGAATCCTGCTGCTCACGAAGAAGCACTACCACATG tgtaatggGATGTCAAACCGGTTCTGGGGTTGGGGAAGAGAAGATGACGAGTTCTACCGACGGCTGAGAAAAGCAGAGTTACAG ctgTTCAGACCTCATGGCATCGACACCGGATATAAAACCTTCCTGCACATCCACGACCCGGCCTGGAGGAAACGGGACCAGAAGAGGGTCGCCGCTCAGAAGCAG GAGCAGTTTAAGGTGGACCCGGAGGGAGGCCTGACCAACCTGCGGTACCGGGTGGATTCCCGGCAGGAGCTGAGCATCAGCGGAGCTCCCTGCACCATCATCAACACCAAGCTGGAGTGTGACCAGAGCCTGACTCCCTGGTGTCTGCTTGGATGA
- the tmed9 gene encoding transmembrane emp24 domain-containing protein 9 produces the protein MVSVRIRMRSCVFSVLLLNFLCSSVSSLYFHIGETEKKCFIEEIPDETMIIGNYRTQLYDKQREEYLQATQGLGMYVEVKDPDEKVILSRQYGSEGRFTFTSHTPGEHQICLHSNSSKFSLFAGGMLRVHLDIQVGEHANNYAEIAAKDKLTELQLRVRQLVEQVDQIQKEQNYQRYREERFRQTSESTNQRVLWWSIVQTLILVAIGIWQMRHLKSFFEAKKLV, from the exons ATGGTGTCGGTCCGGATCAGGATGCGGTCGTGcgtgttttcagttttgctgctgAACTTTCTGTGCAGCTCCGTGTCTTCTCTGTATTTTCACATCGGGGAGACCGAGAAGAAATGTTTCATCGAAGAGATTCCGGACGAGACGATGATCATCG GAAACTATCGCACTCAGCTGTACGACAAGCAGAGAGAAGAATATCTGCAGGCCACCCAGGGTCTGGGGATGTATGTGGAGGTCAAAGATCCTGATGAAAAG GTGATTCTGTCTCGGCAGTACGGCTCTGAAGGTCGCTTCACCTTCACGTCTCACACTCCTGGAGAGCATCAGATCTGTCTGCACTCCAACTCCTCCAAGTTCTCGCTGTTCGCCGGCGGCATGTTG AGGGTTCACCTGGACATCCAGGTAGGAGAACACGCCAACAACTACGCTGAGATCGCCGCCAAAGACAAACtgacagagctgcagctgagagTCCGACAGCTGGTGGAGCAGGTGGACCAGATCCAGAAGGAGCAGAACTACCAGAGG TACCGGGAGGAGCGTTTCCGTCAGACCAGTGAGTCCACCAACCAGAGGGTCCTGTGGTGGTCCATCGTCCAGACCCTCATCCTGGTGGCCATCGGCATCTGGCAGATGAGGCACCTCAAGAGCTTCTTCGAGGCCAAGAAACTGGTGTAG